The Glycine soja cultivar W05 chromosome 19, ASM419377v2, whole genome shotgun sequence genomic sequence TTCGTGTGTGCGCCGCTTCCCGTTCAatttgcaatggctggaggtacgctcgtaattccttttaatttccgctgtttgatctaaatatgctatttaaatttatttgcatgtttagatcagtgtatgtattttttttttacatttggtatcagagccgatTTGTACCTCTGTCTTGCTTATTGGGTCGTTCCTATGCGGAGTTTATTTTCTGAGTATATGGGTGCTATGTTTTAAGCCtccttaattcaaaataacatcaaaattatgaatgatacgagttttctaatttttctatgaTTTAAAACGTATTTTTGGGTGTCTAAAATACATATAATGATATGGGTTTTTTGAAATTgaggtaataattttttttttatccactgTTGGAGGTTGAAGACAAAGTTTTGCGGGTTTTGTTTACTGTCTTCGAATTgttaatgtaaattttaaattaacaatattaaaCAAAGCATGAGTTGGTCCAGTGGTAGATGTGATGTGTATTATCTCATTGTTCTGGGTTCGAGCCCTGCAAGCATGAAAGGACTCCCTTTACCGCTAAGCTATTgcaatttaattgtttattaattgcagttcatgtatatttataacttctgaagaataaattatatatgcacAAACTGTTTAAAATTGTGTGTCTCTTAAGTTATGTTGAACAtgcaatattatgttaaatactggtatgcattggatttaatcctttaaagtttattacatgttgaatgaatatacgtgcaatgttattttgaattggtatacatgtaatttttatgattcaatattgagcacatttgcattattaagtatgtttatgcaaggattatttttgaatgttaagtgattaatataattttattaaattagagaatagccagaacatctttaattgagtaatattatatgctaaatttataatcacattagaaatattaattgtgattaatcatatgtaatgtgatgaaatctacccacaagaattttgttatatttgtatgattaattaggataaaatattaaattatatttcttaatttacccacaggaattaaggaaaagaacatgatttaatagttttatcataaagttgcATGATGAATCTAATTGAGTAGGACTTTAGCCCATAGGCAAGTTTTGTGTCACTagattcatatattgagacatgatttgcattggcaaaacatgacatttgtttagtctcaaattttcttaatgagcatgtgtgtttgtttgcagtttcacaatctatgaatatttcttgtgaccttcccattttgaaaggtgataattataaggtttggaaggaaagagttctccttcatttgggctggatggatattgactatgctataaggaaggATGAGCCACCGGCTATTACTGAAACTAGCGAACCTGATGCTGTTGATCTTTATGAAAAGTGGGAGAGATCTAATCGTCTCTCCGTTATGTTCATAAAAACCAACATATCCGCTAGTATCCAGGGTTCAGTTGACCAGCATGATAAGGTCAGAGATCTGTTGAAAGCCATTGATGAACAGTTTACGACCTCTGAGAAGTCACTTGCTAGCACACTCATTATGCAGTTCTCTTCCATTAAGCTTACTGGAACGAGGGGTGTGCGTGAACATATCATTCGCTTAAGGGACATAGTGGCTCAGTTGAAAACCTTGGAAGTTACCATGTCTGAATCCTTCCTGgtacatttcattttgtgcacCCTACCTCAACAGTATACACCCTTCAAAatctcctacaacacacataaggataaatggtctattaatgaattgatgaccatgtgtgttcaagaaaaggagagattgataatggaagagggtgagaaggtAAATTTGACTACTTCTAATTCTGGAAAGGATAGGAAGAAGTCTGTAGGCACCAATAAAGGAAAGATTTCGACtcaaccaacaattaaaaaggagtcaaagtgtttcttctataaaaagaaaggacacatgaagaaggactgccccaaatttaaaagttggtttgagaagaaaggtacacCATTTGCCTTtgtttgttatgaatctaatatgattaatgtgaatcataatacatggtggattgactctggttctacaatccatgtttctaataccttgcagggtatggaaagcctaaggaagccagtgggaagtgagcagtGCATCTACTCAGGGAGTAGGATGAGCTCACATGTAGAGGCCATTGGAACGTGCGTCTTAGTCttaagtagtggctttaaattacatttggagaaagttttttatgttcctagtttctgtaaaaacttaatttctgtttctaaacttgcacctttgggattttattttaattttacagactttggttttaatttactaaataaatctGAAATTATTGGTTGTGGTCAATTGGTTGATGGTCTTTATTCGATTGAATTGCAAAATGACGCTACTTCTATGCACGTTTCTGTTGGGTTAAAACGATGTATTGTGAATGAAGAATCCTTTATGTTGTGGCaccggagattaggacatatctctattgaaagaatcaagcgattagtaaatgaaggagtacttagtactttggatttcgctgattttgagacttgtgtagattgcattaagggtaagcaaactaacaagtctaaaaagggtgcaaagaggagttctaatttattagaaatcatacatacaaacatatgttgtccagacatggatgcaaatagtccgaaatacttcataacctttatagatgattattcatgatatatgtatctctacttacttcattctaagaatgaagctttagatgcctttaaagtttttaaggatgaagttgagaaacaatgtggaaaacaaattaaaagactctataaataggatggggtgctctcagttttgtatTACCAAAACccacttctctattcagaaaaaatacaccatctattcagagtgagtaagggtctggaagaacaaaactgtCTTTCAGGTTCGTGTGTGCGCCGCTTCCCGTTCAatttgcaatggctggaggtacgctcgtaattccttttaatttccgctgtttgatctaaatatgctatttaaatttatttgcatgtttagatcaatgtatgtatttttttacaccCCACCCATTTGGTTATTCTGTTTTGGCTATCGTGCAAGAGCACTTGGACCTAGTctcatattataaataatgtacTCCACCAGAagtaaagaagaagagaagaattatGAAATATCAGCTTAGTGTAGCTTAGCATAGAATAGCTTAGTTTCGGTTCGTAACAACTAAcaggaatttaaaatagaaagctAAGTTGCAGGAGATAATTCTGATAtccattttatttcatttctgcCCCTTTTTATAGCCATTTTTACAAGATATTTGTGCTAAGTCGTTGTAACAGAATTTCGAATTTGTAAACTATTCAGGTGGCAACTAAAACGTGGGTAATTGCTTATGGCGCTCAAGGGGAAGGATTCTAGAAGCTTGTCTTCGGGCTAGTGGTATCCATGGTTCTCATATGAAATCTGCAAGGTACTTGGGCCTGTGTGTGTTGCGTTTAGGCCTATGGCTGCTTCTGCTATTGGTAACTATGAATTCCTCTTGGTTAATCTGTGTGTTGTTTGGGACTGCATCTTCTATGTGTTCTGTTATCTGTATATTGCTATCATACACATgatgtaatttctttttctttcgtaCAATGATTGTGGAAACCCTTGTCttatcatcaatattttttgctgatctaaaaaaattatacgatATAAGTTTACAAAAatgtataagaaataaaaatatgggCGGGTTATTATAAatctatgaataaaaataaatatatgtgtaTAAGTGTAATTTGGATTGGATTGGATAaacttttaaattcaatttcaaaatttgatccGATAGaatacaaattttcattttttttttaattttttttattcatttaatttttgatttattccattttttattttttttatcagatttTTTTGTCCACATTGGGTTACATTAGTTTATGAACATTCCTACTAAGCATCCACATGTAATTAAAAGTCTAAGATCAAAATTCATCAATACCAAAGTACAAGAATCTTGACAACATTTAACTCAATTTAgggattaaaaacattttttttcttaattctttcaTGTAAATCGAAAAGTTGGACGGTGTCACTTAAAAATTGGTAAAGATCATACTCGATAATTAATAGTCTAAGACTGTTGAATAATTTCTCCTACACATGAACTCAATTTCGATGATTTTCATATAAGAATATCTTTAGTAGAAGAATCCATTTTGGATTTTTGAATCACTTTTTGTGAGTCCTATAATGTAACATAGGATGTAAaagctttatttatttttttcacaatcAAGACatgaatgttaatttttttactctttgtTTAGTGGTTGGGTTGAAATAAGTGAGAAAAGAacgaaaaaagagaaaagaaaggaaaagtgtggcttattttttcaaaatgggTTAAAAATGAAAGCTAATTATCATAACGGGTTGCTCAAGAAAGAATTTACTAAAATGGATGAGTTTTGCCACATAGGAAGTAGGAGACATCACCCTGGGTGACACCTTGTGTTTTGTGTTTGTCCTGTAGCAAGAGACATCATCTTGGTATGCTCCATTATGTCAGGCCGACACTAAACATTCTTGTTCAATGAATAATTTCATGTTACATTTTCACTCAATTTAGCGTCGGTTGGTTGACACGGGATACCTATTGTACTGTCCAGAACCCACAAACTACACGTGTCAACCCTCCACGTTAGCCCTGCAAAAGGAGCGTGGACACCAAGCACTTAGCAATCCGGCTCCCTAACTGACAGACTATCTCTAACCTatgaatattcaaatatatttgaatatcttTATCTATTGGCAGGTAGTTAATTATCCACAAAGCCACATATTATCTACAAGGTACAATTATCTTCTAACTTTTATCTATAAGATACGATTTATCTTTAACATTATCTACAAGCTCCCGACTATTATTTATAAGCCAAAAATTATCTGCAAAGGCTATAACAACCCCTACAAATAAGGACCTGCAACTACGCACCACTCCTATAAATACCAGGTTTCAACGAACCCTTTACATGATCATTCACACACTTCAGCACACGAGCAACAAGTTTGTGCCTCTATCTCTCTCGCTCACTCGAGCCTCACTTAAGAATATACTTGCTTTATCTCATAACTCATATACTAACTAGAGCGTTAGAgtcctttgttttgcaggtcTCGTCTCCTGTCCTCTTGACAAAGGCACTTCTCAAAGCCGATGTAAGAAGTCTAAGAGCCCACTTCGGCCACGTCCTCCGTGACGTGTGCTAGCTCTGAATTTTGGTAAGAACATTTGGTTCCCACCATGGGGTCGTGGTGAAACATACCGCACAGCTCTTGTCAACTCTCTCTTGTTCATCCATGGTTAGCATTCGGTTTGGCCTCACGCGAGACCCCTCTCGAAGATTCCCATCCTCATCTGGTATCAATGATAGACACGTATAATGTACAACAACTCCAAACACGCATCGCGGAGATGGAGCGACGCCACGAGGAGGAGCTAAGAAAGGTAAAGGCTAACCATGATCAACTAAAGACTCAAGTCGAATGTTTCCAAGGTGACGAGCACTCAGCTCACACATTGCCTGAGTGCACCCAAGGAGAATCACACCCTCGACGCATAGTCAACACTGCAGATGACTTAAGTCTCTCCCACATGCAATGTCCAACAGGACAGACTACCTATTGGCATCCTTTTGTCGACCATATTATGGAGATAGACATACCTTTGGGGTGGAAATAACTCAACCTCAAGCGGTACGATGGGACAACAGATCCAGACGAGCATCTAGATGCCTTCTTGACTCAGCTGAACCTATACACTAATATCAACACAATTTTGTGTCTTGTCTTTCCAACGTCCCTCATGGGGGCGACACTGACCTGGTATGGTGGACTTCTACCTAGGTCCACAGACAGCTTCGACACCCTCGTCAAACGATTCAGTGCATAGTATGCCACTAGTAGGTCTCACCGCATGACCTCAGCCGCCTTGGCCAGTTTGCGACAAGAAGACTACGAGTCCCTCAAAAAATTCATGGATAGATTTGGGCGCGCAACCATCCAAATCTCAAATCTTAACCTCGAGGTAGTGTTGCATTCCATGTTCCTAGCTCCAGGCCCCGACAAGTTCGCGGGCAGTCTATGCCAAAAACCACCAGGTAGCATGGATGAGTTGGGTGAGCGAGCCAAGGGCTACATTCAGATGAAAGAAATGTCCAGATTCAGGAATGAAATCTAACAAGCCAGACAAAAGCGCGGTAAGCGAGAAGCAAACACCAAGACTAACTTACACAAGTCGGACAATAAGCACAAGCTAGACAAGCGTCAACCTCTCCCCAAAGGCCCCAGGTACGAGCGTAACACACCCCTAACAGCCAATCGCACCACAATTCTGGAGGAAGCTTTCAACTTGGAGGTACCCATCAGGCTACCCCTGACAAAACCTCCCAGGCCAGGGTTAGACGCAACCAAATACTACAAATATCATTGTGGTATTGTTCATAACACAAAAGACTATTGCATACTAAAAGACAAGATAGAAGAACTTATACAGGCTGGGTACTTAGCCTAGTTCGTTAAGAGGCTGGACAACCACCAAGTAGGAGAAAGACCCAGAGAACACCAAGATGAGCAACATAAGAACCACGAAGCAAACAGAAGAAGAGCGGAAGACCGAGGTAGAtaaagacaacaacaacaacgacaTGAACGACAACCTCCACAAGAACAGGAACCTGCCTAGAACATCAGAGGTGTAATCTACACCATCGAGGGAGGATTTTTCTGTAAAGGACAATCCAAACAATCTTAAAAACATCATCTCCACGTCATCCGGGACATCAACATTATTTTTGTCAATGCACCACTACAACAAAGTCTCCCTCCTATCACTTTCATGGATAGGGACTTCCAGGGTATCCACCTCGTCAACTAGGATGACCCTGTGGTAGTCTCCATCATCATTGCAAACTTCATGATTTCCAGGGTCCTTATCAACTAGGGCAGTTCCACAAATATCCTGTATCGGAAAACTTTCCAAAGACTCAAGGTTTCCCCCGACACTGTCCACCCTTGTGCCGGTTCACTCCTCAGCTTTCAAGTCGAGAGAGTAGAGACTATAGGCTACGTGGACTTGATTATCATAATTTCTTATTagttaacaatataaaaatattttagactattgtgaaattaaattcttaaaaaaattgaactccCTAAGAGTGAGTtagtttattttgttatatatgtaCAGGCTAGGCAACAAATGCAGGCAAAAGCACAAGGAGTTGCTGATGCTGTGAGCGAGTTAGACTTGGTTTCCCTTGAAATAAACCATGTTCTCTATGTAGACtttcatatttataaatttgactctcaaacttaaaaaaaaatgtgtgaatTTAATCAATACCTGATATTTAAGAATTAtgtattgaattataattcaattatttcaattttattgatatatcatgtaattaatttaatttaaaattttaatttaattcgaTCCAATCCAATTTAAAGTAAATTAGATTAGatcaattatgattttattcttactttaactttttataaaatattaaataagaaatatatttatatataataaaaataatataaaatatcaaatattttatttatatatcattttataactCATAATACTATATTTATTCATCTTAAATCAAattggtgataaaaaaaaaagtttccttACTAAATGCATTTTTTTGAGTTGTATGTGTACATGAATTGGTGTTTAATACTATGACTCATTAGAGGGATACGGTTAGAGTAAGGTGGGTGATTGGTTACTTATTCCCTGGCAGGGAGCATTGTCTTGTCTGAATTTATTGCTCTTTCGCAGGGTGTAGTGGGGCTCTCTCTCTCTGATTTTTATTATTGCACTTAATAAGCTGTTGCAGAGTGGGTCTAAATGGTACCCAACCACGGACACATgatgtaatttctttttcttttgtacaATGATTGTGGAAACCGTTGTGttatcatcaatattttttgctgatctaaaaaaattatacgatATAAGTTTACAAAAatgtataagaaataaaaatatgggtgggttattataaatttatgaataaaaataaatatatgtgcaTAAGTGTAATTTGGATTGGATGGGATAaacttttaaattcaatttcgaaATTTGATccgataaaatataaattttcattttttttttcaatttttcggtagaatataaatttgattttaaattccatttttatttttttatcagttttttTGGTCCACATTGGGTTATATTAGTTTATGAACACTCCTACTAAGAATCCACATGTTTTTAAAAGTCTAAGATCAAAATTCATCAATTCTAAAGTACAAGAATCTTAACCACATTTAACTTAATTTAGGGATTAAAAacgttttttttcttaattctttctTGTAAATCGAAAAGTGAGGGGCACAGTGGGATATATTGCACCAGAGTACCTTTCCAGAGGGCAATCTTCTGAAAAGACTGATGTATTTGGATTTGGTATACTGCTTCTTGAATTGATCACTGGCCAAAGGGCTCTAGAATTTGGAAAAGCAGCCAACCAAAAAGGAGCCATGCTTGATTGGGTAAGCTTGTTTTCCTTTGAAAATCATTATAGTTCTTTTCCCACTTTGTTAAGTTGAAGAGTATTTGTGTGTTTGGATGAACATTGGCAAAtttgattttacaaaattaaattaatttttgttaaaatcttgttaagtttattttgaaaaagttatcctttatttttattaattttttaaaaagaaattttaaaaaataaaatgattatttttccaaaaagaaaagggctgaaatatatagtaaattttattgtaaaattttaaacCAATAGTTTTCTGACCATTAGATTTGTAAAGTATGCACCTGTTTATTGTAAAACAGGTGCATGTTAGATTTACATTTTGAGTCTTACCTAAGTAGTTTCTGTATTTGTTCTTACATGTGATGTGAAAATACCAATTTATGTGACTTTAGAACGTGGGTCCAAACACATTATTAGTCCAATGTGAGTttggattttgaaatcaaaaTCACACCAATGGTAAAAAATAACCAAACATGTTCTTTTCCTTGAAAATCTTCTAAAGTGAACAACTATATATGTTGTTGACATTCATTCAGGTAAGGAAACTACATCAAGAGAAGAAGCTTGAGTTGCTTGTTGACAAGGATCTCAAGACTAACTATGACAGGATTGAGCTTGAGGAAATAGTTCAAGTGGCACTCTTGTGCACACAATATCTTCCGGGCCACAGGCCCAAAATGTCTGATGTTGTACGCATGCTTGAAGGTGATGGGCTTGCAGAGAAATGGGAAGCCTCACAAAGTGCTGACACTACCAAGTGCAAACCACAAGAACTCTCTTCATCAGATAGGTATTCTGACCTCATTGATGACTCTTCTTTGTTAGTCCAAGCCATGGAACTCTCAGGCCCtatgatgtgaaccttacggggcggatcgcttgatacaggctacgaatatttggatgacgccacttccagtgaaggaagataagtcagggtagacgccacttccggtgaaggaagataagtcaaggtagacgccacaaggattaccttgataagtctgatattggttcaacaaggaacccggagagaaactctcaccaaattttatcaaatgccaaaagttttcttattcaaaacaaaaacccatacttatagtgtagctgaacaaaaagataaaaatagacatggaccttctaaacagtttgggccaaaattacaataaaaataaattataactaaaaacttatttaacttgggccttcaaattagtttgggccttcagcaacaattaatagtcttgatagtgtctctgcctctgggctttcatccttctccactcgggaccttcgtccttctccacttgaaccttcgtccttctccacttgaacctttagcctgtatttggccagtttcatgattctcatcacccTAGGTGATATTTTCATAGtcatttttagttcttttacttttactttgtttttctttcttatgaTTGGTTTTTCTAGTTTACTAAAGAAAGTATATGAAATTGAAGAACATATGATAATTGAGTCCATTTGTATGTTGTATGATAAAAGCCTTCAAAGTTGAAAgggctttctttttgttttactttattCAAATGTACATATACTTATTTGTTGAAGATAAGTTTGTAGTGCCAATTTCGTAAAGTTGAGACAAAATGAAAACCTTTACCAGGTTTTCGGTGAAATTAGTGATTAAATGATCTTACTTGCCTTCTTTTGCtcattttattatgtttcatgctcaatataaatttattagaaatattcatcattttaccattattttttttcatttcagtttgtaattttaatctatCGATTGGTTTAGTTCTAACGGCTTACGTGAATAGTTGAAGGATATAGATCTATGATCCGAGGAATTGTACATACTTTTCCTCACTGCTTTAAGATGGACTTCTgtcttctttatatatatatatatatatatatataaaagtaaattttattaacGAGGGTCAGAAGAGGGAAAGATGTACCCATTAACAAGCCTTCAGGCAAATACAATATAAATGTTGGTTTCCAAGTAATTGAGCTAagttatttgtaaaatattcattaagttagactttttaaatattcaatcaaacttgtttatttaattaaatacataaattCAAGTTTGAAGTTAAGCTCGTTTAAATGATGCAAGTGAAAGCCATAAATACTTAACATTTCGCAGATAACTTGATTACATGTATATCTATAcgatagaaaaattaaaattacacataTAAATTTCACAATATTCATCCTACATGTTTAATACATGTTTAATACATGTTTATAACTGTAGATTATTATCTAATActttaggttaaattattcatttgatcCCTATAATTTTATGGTTCTTACCTTTTTAGTCCCTGTAGTTTGAAAGTggtatttttagtttctatagtttacattttaattctcttttagccCTGTagtttaaaagtgtttttttagcCCCCAtcgtttacattttaattctctttgagGTCCTGTGATTTGAAAAtgataggaactaaaaaaataagaattatgaaACTATACAAACTAAAAAGACAACTTTCAAAACTACAGGAcctaaaaaagtaagaatcatCAAACTATAGagaccaaatgagtaatttaaccaatattttattttgtttaagttattatctagtattaaaaatttttaaatattaaattattgataaagttaaatttaaaaaaatcacaaattaaaaaataatttagctaTAAATGAGCTAATCAAGTTAAACTTAagctttaactttttttaacaaGTCAGAGTCCTTACTTTTAATTAaactcatttaaataaataaatcaaacttaaatGCTTGAGTCAAACGTTATTTTTACAAGAcaaacttaaatttttattgttcacTTAACTCATTTACACTAGTAGTTTCCATGCATAACAACCAccaacattataaaaaaaactcaagcaaTATATTGCGTAACTACTTTGCACATGCTAACAACACCAAGCAAGCATTACCCACCTTGACTTATTATGAAGACTGCAAAAGCATATTTTCTACTACATTATTTCT encodes the following:
- the LOC114398481 gene encoding uncharacterized protein LOC114398481; its protein translation is MSESFLVHFILCTLPQQYTPFKISYNTHKDKWSINELMTMCVQEKERLIMEEGEKVNLTTSNSGKDRKKSVGTNKGKISTQPTIKKESKCFFYKKKGHMKKDCPKFKSWFEKKGYGKPKEASGK
- the LOC114398514 gene encoding protein NSP-INTERACTING KINASE 2-like, with the protein product MLDWVRKLHQEKKLELLVDKDLKTNYDRIELEEIVQVALLCTQYLPGHRPKMSDVVRMLEGDGLAEKWEASQSADTTKCKPQELSSSDRYSDLIDDSSLLVQAMELSGPMM